In one window of Drosophila innubila isolate TH190305 chromosome 2L unlocalized genomic scaffold, UK_Dinn_1.0 4_B_2L, whole genome shotgun sequence DNA:
- the LOC117782389 gene encoding F-box/LRR-repeat protein 3, giving the protein MSQVSGLSTLSSHRISTSCHILCLHEEIIRQLFAYLPSLCDKVRFACVAPKFRHVFNSWARARKHSLDAEDVERMQLPDIIDFFKVAGPYITILNVNCASFEKESLIVEFIAEFCKNLEEINYTNVTDEFRYRILLSRLARLRRVSIDCMDAEDVLNFDLEGNPDLESFELINGCYTGKHLCGFPKLQRLVLRDCLLWNSGEFGIPLKNLRILMLDDCCFEVMNHSLYQKIAECCEKLEELSFSGCDASFEVIAQLPNLQRCTLKTWMTSNELNLGFLTTLAEKKGNMLEYLKLSGQFEISNEHARCLGQLSSLKEMHWSDNDVLDDDHFKFFNDLPVLRLFGLSWCGRVTDIGLMRLIRKCPQLNRIDLKSCDQITDQFVLNAVYCCGKSTGRELLLNVEGTRIGNTVLTHPEYLSPQNKVKLNFTNVVI; this is encoded by the exons ATGTCTCAAGTCTCTGGGTTGTCGACGCTCTCCTCACACAGGATCTCGACAAGCTGCCACATTTTGTGTCTGCATGAAGAGATAATTCGCCAGCTTTTTGCCTATCTACCAAGTTTGTGTGACAAGGTGCGATTTGCGTGTGTGGCGCCCAAATTTCGTCATGTATTCAATTCTTGGGCTCGAGCTCGAAAACACAGTTTAGATGCGGAGGATGTGGAGAGGATGCAGTTGCCCGATATAATAGATTTCTTCAAGGTGGCAGGACCATATATAACCATATTGAATGTTAACTGCGCTTCCTTCGAAAAGGAATCTCTCATTGTGGAATTCATAGCGGAATTCTGCAAGAATCTGGAGGAGATCAACTACACCAATGTGACTGATGAGTTCCGATATCGCATATTGTTATCTCGTCTAGCTCGACTTCGACGTGTTAGCATTGACTGCATGGATGCCGAAGACGTATTAAACTTTGATCTGGAAGGGAATCCGGATTTGGAATCCTTTGAGCTCATCAATGGCTGCTATACGG GCAAACACCTGTGCGGTTTTCCCAAACTTCAAAGACTTGTGCTGCGGGATTGCTTGCTGTGGAATTCTGGGGAGTTTGGGATTCCGCTAAAGAATCTACGCATACTCATGCTGGACGATTGCTGCTTTGAGGTAATGAATCATTCGCTCTACCAAAAGATAGCCGAATGCTGTGAGAAACTCGAGGAATTATCATTCTCCGGCTGTGATGCGAGTTTTGAAGTTATAGCCCAGTTGCCGAATTTACAACGTTGCACGTTGAAAACCTGGATGACCTCAAATGAACTCAACTTGGGTTTCCTCACCACCTTGGCGGAGAAGAAGGGTAACATGCTGGAGTATCTGAAACTCTCCGGACAGTTTGAAATTAGCAATGAGCATGCACGCTGTCTGGGACAGTTGAGTTCGTTGAAGGAAATGCATTGGAGTGATAATGATGTGTTGGATGACGATCACTTTAAGTTCTTTAATGATCTGCCTGTGCTGAGGCTATTTGGATTGTCTTGGTGTGGACGTGTCACAGATATTGGACTCATGAGATTGATACGCAAATGTCCACAATTGAATCGCATCGATTTAAAAAGTTGTGATCAAATCACCGATCAGTTTGTTCTCAATGCTGTATATTGCTGTGGCAAGAGCACGGGTCGTGAATTGTTGCTGAATGTGGAGGGTACCAGGATAGGGAATACAGTGCTGACG CATCCCGAGTATCTGAGTCCACAAAACAAAGTAAAGCTCAACTTTACAAATGTTGTGATCTAA